A window from Synechococcus sp. RSCCF101 encodes these proteins:
- a CDS encoding NAD(P)H-quinone oxidoreductase subunit F has product MSSDLALPTQLSWCIPLYGFAGMLLSLPWATGWPSRNASRPPAYGNVLLSLLGVLHGAIVLRDVASNGARHLQWSWLQVGDLDLVISFDLSTASLGALELITVLSLLSQVYALGYLDKEWALARFFALAGFFEGAMVGVVLSDSLFQCYFLLEMLTLSTYLLVGFWYAQPLVVTAARDAFLTKRVGDIALLMGVVALSASSGVMSFEELYSWAAGSPLPPLAMTLISLALIAGPTGKCAQFPMHLWLDEAMEGPNPASILRNSVVVTCGALVLLRLMPILQQAPVSLVVLELIGTVSALGGSLVALAQVDIKRTLSYSTTAYLGLVFLCIAQRLPAVALLLLLSHALAKALLSMSTGAVIAVSNAQDITELGGLAPRMPATTTAFLVGSAGLTALLPLGGFWSSGLALDLLTPAGLSLALVLLLTNLLSVWNLTRVYRQVFLGPARPKTRRTPEVNWQMALPMVTLTVIVLLTPPLMARLDPVPGIASFSPTTALLLIGSGLAGLLAGALQPLRSSQQPWPQPALRSLRDLLAFDFHTERFYRLTIVNLVAFLSRSVSWFDRTVVDGAAHQLARISLGSAEALRLSISGQSQAYVLTAVAAIVMLLAGLAWVLPATTSF; this is encoded by the coding sequence CTGAGCTCTGACCTCGCCCTGCCGACCCAGCTGAGCTGGTGCATCCCGCTCTACGGCTTCGCGGGCATGCTGCTGTCCCTGCCCTGGGCCACGGGCTGGCCGTCGCGCAACGCCTCCCGTCCGCCGGCCTACGGCAACGTGCTCCTCAGCCTGCTGGGCGTGCTGCACGGGGCGATCGTGCTGAGGGATGTGGCGAGCAACGGCGCCCGCCATCTGCAGTGGTCCTGGCTGCAGGTGGGAGATCTCGACCTGGTGATCAGCTTCGATCTCTCGACGGCGTCCCTGGGCGCGCTGGAACTGATCACGGTGCTGAGCCTGCTCTCGCAGGTGTACGCGCTCGGCTACCTCGACAAGGAATGGGCCCTGGCACGCTTCTTTGCCCTGGCGGGGTTCTTCGAGGGAGCCATGGTGGGCGTGGTGCTGAGCGACTCCCTGTTCCAGTGCTACTTCCTGCTGGAGATGCTCACCCTCTCCACCTATCTGCTGGTGGGGTTCTGGTACGCCCAGCCGCTGGTGGTCACCGCCGCCCGCGACGCCTTCCTCACCAAGCGCGTGGGAGACATCGCCCTGCTGATGGGTGTGGTGGCCCTCTCGGCCAGCTCGGGAGTGATGAGTTTCGAGGAGCTTTACAGCTGGGCGGCCGGCTCGCCGCTGCCGCCCCTGGCCATGACCCTGATCAGCCTCGCCCTGATCGCGGGACCGACCGGGAAATGCGCCCAGTTCCCGATGCACCTCTGGCTGGATGAGGCCATGGAGGGCCCAAACCCCGCCTCGATTCTGCGGAATTCGGTGGTGGTCACCTGCGGCGCACTGGTGCTGCTGCGCCTGATGCCGATCCTGCAGCAGGCACCGGTCAGCCTGGTGGTGCTCGAGCTGATCGGCACGGTGAGCGCCCTGGGGGGATCCCTGGTGGCGCTGGCCCAGGTGGACATCAAGCGGACGCTCTCGTACTCCACCACCGCTTATCTGGGGCTGGTGTTCCTCTGCATCGCCCAGCGCCTGCCGGCGGTGGCCCTGCTGCTGCTGCTCTCCCATGCCCTGGCGAAGGCACTGCTCTCGATGAGCACCGGCGCCGTGATCGCCGTGAGCAACGCCCAGGACATCACCGAACTCGGTGGCCTCGCGCCCCGCATGCCCGCCACCACGACGGCCTTCCTGGTGGGCAGCGCCGGTCTCACGGCCCTGCTGCCCCTGGGCGGCTTCTGGAGCAGCGGACTGGCCCTCGACCTGCTGACCCCGGCAGGCCTGAGCCTGGCCCTGGTGCTGCTGCTCACCAACCTGCTCAGCGTCTGGAACCTCACGCGGGTCTACCGGCAGGTGTTCCTCGGCCCGGCCCGGCCCAAGACCCGCCGCACGCCCGAGGTGAACTGGCAGATGGCCCTGCCGATGGTGACGCTCACCGTGATCGTGCTGCTCACGCCTCCGCTCATGGCCCGCCTCGATCCGGTGCCGGGCATCGCGTCGTTCTCCCCCACCACCGCCCTGCTGCTGATCGGCAGCGGCCTGGCCGGCCTGCTGGCCGGCGCGCTGCAGCCGCTGAGGAGTTCGCAGCAGCCCTGGCCCCAGCCGGCCCTGCGCTCCCTGCGGGATCTGCTCGCCTTCGACTTCCACACCGAGCGCTTCTACCGGCTCACGATCGTGAACCTGGTGGCCTTCCTCTCCCGATCGGTCAGCTGGTTCGATCGCACCGTGGTGGACGGAGCGGCGCACCAGCTGGCAAGGATCTCCCTCGGCAGCGCCGAGGCCCTGCGGCTCAGCATCAGCGGCCAGAGCCAGGCCTACGTGCTCACGGCTGTGGCCGCGATCGTGATGCTTCTGGCCGGCCTGGCCTGGGTCCTGCCCGCCACCACCTCGTTCTGA